From a region of the Corallococcus coralloides DSM 2259 genome:
- a CDS encoding amidohydrolase family protein, with translation MPSRSRSLSTAVIGTLLLCCVCLPAWGQTPSSAKPTRTALRAARLFDGKSERILPDAVVLIEGSRIQAVGTGLSIPSGTRVIDLGDVTLLPGLIDAHSHLLLDVDPENGGDSLLTSVAQSSTAERALLGAKLGRELLEAGVTTVRDVGNSGVNGDVALRNAIQRGWVQGPRISACTRALAPQGGQFPTLQPPAQSLIEQEYVTLSGVEEARRAVRQALMDGADCIKVIVDNGHNLLSLEELKVIVEEAHRKKRPVATHTTTDESIRIAVQAGVDSIEHGYSLPDDVLAPMVRKRIFLVPTDGPMDVCDSFEAQGGNAERQRQMKERCKKAIARAQERLRRAVAAGVRLAAGSDMYLVMPGQTRGQASVNVFIAYAEAGLKPVDILRAATVNAAELLRMQDQLGSLGPDKLADLLAVEGDPLKDIRALRQVRFVMKDGQVVLDARAQEK, from the coding sequence TTGCCCTCCCGTTCCCGAAGCCTGTCGACGGCTGTCATTGGCACGCTCCTCCTGTGCTGCGTTTGCCTGCCGGCATGGGGCCAGACGCCCTCCTCCGCGAAGCCCACGCGCACCGCCCTCCGTGCCGCCCGGCTCTTCGACGGGAAGAGTGAGCGCATCCTTCCGGATGCGGTCGTGCTCATCGAAGGCTCGCGCATCCAGGCCGTGGGCACCGGCCTCTCCATCCCCTCGGGAACACGGGTCATCGACCTGGGCGACGTCACCCTGCTGCCCGGGTTGATCGACGCGCACTCGCACCTGCTGCTGGACGTCGACCCGGAGAACGGAGGCGACAGCCTCCTCACCTCCGTCGCCCAGAGCAGCACGGCCGAGCGCGCGCTCCTGGGCGCGAAGCTGGGCCGCGAGCTGCTCGAGGCGGGTGTCACCACGGTGCGCGACGTCGGCAACTCGGGGGTCAACGGCGACGTGGCGCTGCGCAACGCCATCCAGCGTGGCTGGGTGCAGGGCCCGCGCATCTCCGCCTGCACCCGCGCGCTCGCGCCCCAGGGCGGGCAGTTCCCCACGCTCCAACCTCCGGCTCAGTCCCTCATCGAGCAGGAGTACGTCACCCTCTCCGGTGTGGAGGAGGCCCGGCGCGCCGTGCGGCAGGCCCTCATGGACGGCGCGGACTGCATCAAGGTCATCGTCGACAACGGGCACAACCTCCTCTCCTTGGAGGAGCTGAAGGTCATCGTCGAGGAGGCCCACCGCAAGAAGCGCCCGGTGGCGACGCACACCACCACCGACGAGAGCATCCGCATCGCGGTCCAGGCGGGCGTCGACTCCATCGAGCATGGGTATTCCCTCCCCGATGACGTGCTGGCGCCCATGGTCCGCAAGCGCATCTTCCTGGTCCCGACGGATGGCCCGATGGACGTGTGTGATTCCTTCGAGGCCCAGGGCGGCAATGCGGAGCGCCAGCGTCAGATGAAGGAGCGCTGCAAGAAGGCCATCGCCAGGGCCCAGGAGCGCCTCCGCCGTGCGGTGGCCGCGGGTGTTCGGCTCGCCGCCGGCTCGGACATGTACCTCGTGATGCCGGGGCAGACGCGAGGCCAGGCCAGCGTGAACGTGTTCATCGCCTATGCCGAGGCGGGTCTCAAACCCGTGGACATCCTGCGAGCAGCGACCGTGAACGCGGCGGAGCTGCTGCGCATGCAGGACCAGCTTGGCTCGCTGGGGCCGGACAAGCTCGCGGACCTGCTCGCGGTGGAGGGGGATCCGCTGAAGGACATCCGGGCGCTGAGGCAGGTCCGGTTCGTGATGAAGGACGGGCAGGTGGTCCTGGACGCCCGCGCTCAAGAGAAGTGA